The Propionibacterium freudenreichii subsp. freudenreichii genome contains a region encoding:
- the der gene encoding ribosome biogenesis GTPase Der has product MTIAETAQAQSTRPVVAVVGRPNVGKSTLVNRILGRREAVVQDTPGVTRDRVSYDANWAGREFVLVDTGGWIAKAEGMSAHIAEQAEMAIQLADAVLFVVDAKVGLTDEDEAVVKVLRRSGKPVVLAANKVDDERVEAEASSLWQLGLGEPYPVSALHGRGSGDLLDALVKVLPKTSAVEPDEVGGPHRVAIVGKPNVGKSSLLNRLARAQRSVVSDVSGTTVDPVDELVTIAGEPFRLIDTAGIRKRVKEASGSEYYAWLRTQAAIERSEVCVVVIDASEPISDQDLKILSSVEEAGRAMVVAFNKWDLTDEERHRYLGREIEQDLQTWKWAPTVNISALTGRNVDKIAKAVNKSLAGWETRVSTGKLNAFLGGIVAANPHPVRGGKQPRILFGTQAQNRPPTFILFTSGLMDAGYVRFVERKLREEFGFEGSPVHIQVRARAKRKDR; this is encoded by the coding sequence ATGACTATCGCCGAGACTGCGCAAGCCCAGTCCACCCGTCCGGTGGTTGCCGTGGTCGGGCGTCCCAATGTGGGCAAGTCCACCCTGGTCAACCGGATCCTCGGGCGCCGCGAGGCCGTCGTCCAGGACACGCCGGGGGTGACCCGTGACCGGGTGAGCTACGACGCCAACTGGGCCGGCCGCGAATTCGTCCTCGTCGATACCGGCGGCTGGATCGCCAAGGCCGAGGGCATGTCCGCGCACATCGCCGAGCAGGCCGAAATGGCGATCCAACTCGCCGACGCCGTGCTGTTCGTGGTGGACGCCAAGGTGGGCCTGACCGACGAGGACGAGGCCGTGGTGAAGGTGCTGCGACGCTCGGGCAAGCCAGTGGTCCTCGCGGCGAACAAGGTGGACGACGAACGCGTGGAGGCCGAGGCGTCGTCGCTGTGGCAACTGGGACTTGGGGAGCCCTATCCGGTCTCCGCCCTGCACGGACGCGGTTCGGGAGACCTGCTGGATGCCCTGGTGAAGGTGCTGCCGAAGACCTCCGCCGTCGAACCCGACGAGGTCGGCGGCCCACATCGCGTGGCGATCGTCGGCAAGCCGAATGTGGGCAAGAGTTCGCTGCTGAACCGGTTGGCGCGCGCCCAGCGTTCGGTGGTCAGCGATGTCTCCGGCACCACCGTGGATCCCGTGGACGAACTCGTGACGATCGCGGGGGAGCCGTTCCGGCTGATCGACACCGCCGGCATCCGCAAGCGCGTCAAGGAGGCCAGCGGCTCGGAGTACTACGCGTGGCTGCGCACCCAGGCCGCCATTGAGCGCTCCGAGGTGTGCGTGGTCGTCATCGACGCCTCTGAGCCGATCAGCGACCAGGACCTGAAGATCCTGTCCAGCGTCGAGGAAGCCGGACGTGCCATGGTCGTCGCCTTCAACAAGTGGGACCTCACCGACGAGGAACGCCATCGCTACCTCGGCCGCGAGATCGAGCAGGACCTGCAGACCTGGAAGTGGGCCCCGACGGTCAACATCTCGGCGCTGACCGGCCGTAACGTCGACAAGATCGCCAAGGCGGTCAACAAGAGCCTGGCCGGCTGGGAGACGCGTGTCTCGACGGGCAAGCTCAATGCCTTCCTCGGCGGCATCGTCGCCGCGAACCCCCATCCGGTGCGGGGCGGCAAGCAGCCGCGCATCCTGTTCGGCACGCAGGCCCAGAATCGTCCCCCGACGTTCATCCTGTTCACCAGCGGCCTGATGGACGCCGGCTATGTGCGTTTCGTGGAACGCAAGTTGCGTGAGGAATTCGGTTTCGAGGGGTCACCGGTGCACATCCAGGTGCGGGCCCGCGCGAAGCGCAAGGACCGCTGA
- a CDS encoding ClbS/DfsB family four-helix bundle protein produces MAVPRTKDELLVAIADNYAKLSIDLGRVPASRAREASMPGHVAGTVMSPADLVSYLVDWNEQVLEWFTERQRGVEPDFPARGLGWNQLGELAQRFYADHGELTWPQLLDRLARAEQGLIELVSAHDDTELYGRPWYRTHTAGRMIQFNSSSPYANARRRIRAWLRDQGL; encoded by the coding sequence ATGGCCGTCCCCCGGACCAAGGACGAGCTGCTGGTGGCGATCGCCGACAACTATGCGAAGTTGTCGATCGACCTGGGGCGCGTGCCGGCGTCGCGGGCCCGCGAGGCGTCGATGCCGGGCCATGTCGCCGGAACGGTGATGAGCCCGGCCGACCTGGTGTCGTACCTGGTGGACTGGAATGAGCAGGTGCTGGAATGGTTCACCGAGCGCCAACGCGGCGTCGAGCCGGATTTCCCGGCCAGGGGGCTGGGCTGGAACCAGCTGGGCGAGCTTGCCCAGCGCTTCTACGCCGACCATGGGGAGCTCACCTGGCCACAGCTGCTGGATCGGCTTGCACGGGCCGAACAGGGGCTCATCGAGCTGGTCAGTGCCCACGACGACACCGAACTCTATGGGCGGCCCTGGTATCGCACCCACACCGCCGGGCGGATGATCCAGTTCAACAGCTCATCGCCGTATGCGAATGCACGGCGACGAATCAGGGCGTGGCTGCGCGACCAGGGACTCTGA
- a CDS encoding MFS transporter, giving the protein MIVGLLLGAGTLGDRVGHRRMFLIGLVIFGVASAAAAFSPSPAWLIASRAVIAVGAAAMMPATLALIRLSFDVERERNFAIAVWGTVSVVGSAIGPIVGGLLLEHFWWGSVFLIGIPFVVIALIATVVVAPPNDPDPSKHWDAISSLQAMVGLVGAVFLLKELANVPPNWTVVVLGAVAAGLGLTSFVRRQQRSNDPLLDFAIFRNRAFSAGVLAAAISMFAVSGAQLMTTQRFQLVEGFTPLEAGLLVTVVAIGSLPTSLLGGLYLDRVGLLPLIAGGLAVSAIGTAVMIFGIEDHLFWLMVAGLLISGIGLGAVMSVASTAIVGNVSARRAGMASSVEEVSYEFGSLIAVAVLGSMLNFIYSATVRLPPGTPAVARSSLTEAIGVAQGDQAIVGAANAAFDNGFLVTMIVLTVVLALGAAATARLLRHYGPGSRSQEFSDNH; this is encoded by the coding sequence GTGATCGTCGGGCTGCTGCTGGGCGCTGGCACGCTGGGGGACCGCGTGGGGCATCGCAGGATGTTCCTCATCGGCCTGGTGATCTTCGGCGTCGCCTCGGCCGCCGCGGCCTTCTCCCCGAGCCCCGCATGGCTCATCGCCTCGCGGGCGGTGATCGCGGTGGGCGCAGCCGCGATGATGCCGGCGACCCTGGCCCTCATCCGGCTGAGCTTCGATGTCGAACGGGAACGAAACTTTGCAATTGCCGTGTGGGGCACGGTCTCGGTGGTCGGCTCGGCGATCGGGCCGATCGTCGGAGGCCTGCTGTTGGAGCACTTCTGGTGGGGTTCGGTCTTCCTCATCGGCATCCCGTTCGTGGTCATTGCCCTGATCGCCACCGTGGTGGTCGCGCCGCCGAATGACCCCGATCCGAGCAAGCACTGGGATGCGATCTCCTCGCTCCAGGCCATGGTGGGACTGGTGGGTGCCGTGTTCCTGCTCAAGGAGCTGGCCAATGTGCCGCCCAACTGGACCGTGGTTGTCCTGGGCGCCGTGGCCGCAGGGCTCGGCCTGACCAGCTTCGTGCGACGACAACAGCGGTCGAACGATCCTCTCCTGGACTTCGCGATCTTCCGCAATCGTGCGTTCTCCGCCGGCGTGCTCGCCGCGGCCATCTCGATGTTCGCCGTGAGCGGCGCCCAGCTCATGACAACCCAACGCTTCCAGCTGGTCGAGGGCTTCACCCCACTGGAGGCGGGCCTGCTGGTCACCGTGGTGGCCATCGGATCGCTGCCCACCAGCCTGCTGGGGGGCCTGTACCTGGATCGGGTGGGACTGCTGCCGCTCATCGCCGGAGGGCTGGCGGTCAGTGCGATCGGCACTGCGGTGATGATCTTCGGCATCGAGGACCACTTGTTCTGGTTGATGGTGGCCGGACTCCTGATCTCCGGCATCGGCCTCGGCGCGGTGATGTCGGTGGCCTCCACCGCCATCGTCGGCAATGTCAGCGCCAGGCGCGCGGGCATGGCCTCCTCGGTGGAGGAGGTCTCCTACGAGTTCGGCTCCCTGATTGCGGTGGCCGTCCTGGGTAGCATGCTGAACTTCATCTACAGCGCGACCGTCCGGCTTCCCCCGGGCACCCCGGCCGTGGCACGCTCCAGTCTGACCGAGGCGATCGGCGTCGCGCAGGGTGATCAGGCGATCGTCGGTGCCGCCAATGCGGCGTTCGACAACGGATTCCTGGTGACGATGATCGTGCTCACCGTGGTGTTGGCACTGGGCGCGGCAGCAACCGCCCGGCTCCTGCGCCACTACGGCCCGGGCTCGCGCTCCCAGGAATTCTCCGACAACCACTGA
- a CDS encoding TetR/AcrR family transcriptional regulator has product MRPSKRDAILGAALGVVERGGVSAVTFESVATAAGVTKAGVVYHFPTREALLLALQEYLAHQWQLDLEAQLGTPVESASQGDKLAAYARDSSHSSSRAELLLMLETVDDPQAYAPWHAVMSRWTPALDTDQPMGDAELDHAVARLAADGLWLYESLSTHALSPGVRQQIVSRLSALAHRPDGPAAPGGPGRH; this is encoded by the coding sequence ATGCGTCCGAGTAAGCGCGATGCGATCCTTGGGGCCGCCCTGGGCGTGGTGGAGCGGGGAGGTGTCAGTGCCGTCACCTTCGAGTCCGTGGCCACCGCAGCCGGAGTGACCAAGGCCGGCGTCGTGTATCACTTCCCCACCAGGGAGGCCCTGTTGCTGGCGCTCCAGGAGTACCTGGCCCACCAGTGGCAGCTGGACCTCGAGGCACAGTTGGGCACGCCCGTCGAATCTGCCTCGCAGGGTGACAAGCTTGCTGCCTATGCCCGCGACTCGAGCCACAGCTCCTCGCGCGCCGAATTGCTGCTCATGCTGGAGACCGTCGACGACCCGCAGGCGTACGCCCCCTGGCACGCCGTGATGTCGCGGTGGACCCCCGCCCTGGACACGGATCAGCCGATGGGCGACGCCGAACTCGACCATGCCGTGGCACGCCTGGCGGCTGACGGACTGTGGCTGTATGAGTCACTGTCGACCCACGCGTTGTCCCCGGGCGTGCGCCAGCAGATCGTCTCACGGCTCTCAGCACTGGCACATCGCCCGGACGGGCCCGCCGCACCGGGCGGTCCCGGCCGGCATTGA
- a CDS encoding quinone oxidoreductase family protein — MRAAVVEEFGSPPRWTEVPDPVATGRHEAVVDVVAVGLHPRVRSQAAGSHYTSTDELPLIPGIDGVGRDAEGRLRYFVLRDTVHGSMAQRAVIDVRHSVLLPPGADPAQVAAVMNPAMSSWIALRQRVGLRAGQSVLVLGATGNAGAMAVRVARRLGAGRVIAVGRGAQRMAAADPDAIVALDDAPDRVAEQLGRAASDVDVVLDYLWGRPTADALRAIVPARHDDDQKLTWVQIGSVAGTESPIPSAALRATRLDIAGSGQGSVPATRIVAELGELLDEVAAGHFTSDVLTMPLSQVGQAWLTGTHGTQRVVLVA; from the coding sequence ATGAGGGCTGCAGTCGTCGAGGAATTCGGGTCACCACCCCGATGGACCGAGGTCCCCGATCCGGTTGCCACCGGTCGGCATGAGGCGGTTGTCGACGTCGTGGCGGTGGGGCTCCATCCCCGGGTGCGTTCGCAGGCGGCCGGATCGCACTACACGAGCACTGATGAGCTGCCCCTGATCCCGGGCATCGACGGCGTCGGACGCGATGCCGAGGGCCGTCTGCGTTACTTCGTGCTGCGTGACACCGTGCACGGTTCCATGGCGCAGCGGGCCGTGATCGATGTGCGCCACAGCGTCCTGCTTCCGCCCGGTGCCGACCCGGCCCAGGTGGCGGCGGTGATGAATCCGGCCATGTCGTCATGGATCGCCCTGCGCCAGCGCGTCGGCCTGCGAGCCGGCCAGTCGGTGCTGGTCCTGGGGGCCACCGGCAATGCCGGCGCGATGGCCGTGCGCGTGGCACGGCGCCTGGGGGCGGGCCGGGTGATCGCCGTGGGTCGTGGCGCGCAGCGCATGGCCGCAGCGGACCCCGATGCGATCGTCGCGCTGGATGATGCGCCCGATCGGGTGGCTGAACAGCTCGGCCGGGCGGCCAGCGATGTTGACGTGGTGCTGGACTACTTGTGGGGCCGGCCCACCGCCGACGCCCTACGGGCGATCGTGCCGGCACGCCATGACGACGACCAGAAGCTCACCTGGGTGCAGATCGGTTCCGTCGCGGGAACCGAGTCCCCGATTCCCTCGGCCGCGCTGCGGGCGACCCGCCTGGACATTGCGGGCAGTGGGCAGGGCTCGGTTCCCGCAACGCGCATCGTTGCCGAGCTCGGCGAACTGCTCGATGAGGTCGCCGCCGGGCACTTCACCAGCGACGTCCTCACCATGCCCCTGTCGCAGGTGGGGCAGGCATGGCTCACCGGGACCCACGGGACGCAACGGGTCGTCCTCGTGGCCTGA
- a CDS encoding EamA family transporter — protein MSPALPARSTLFGPSLVVTGLFCQETGASIAVMLFPAVGPAGIVALRLVFSAIILCAVARPSLRGRRPIAWYTAIAFGLVLTGMNLFFYLALDRLPLGTTVTIELLGPLTLSVVAGRRWMNLVWAGLALVGVVLLGGSATHLDPLGVAFTLVAAAFWAGYILLSKATGRHFAGIQGLAVAMVAGSVVTVPIALATTGSRLFGPHVLIAGLGIALLSSVAPYALEMTALRRTPAATFAILLALAPAVAAAAGFFILGQTMTIHDVFGIVAVICASIGAVCTPPGKPGGRQKA, from the coding sequence ATGTCCCCCGCATTGCCAGCACGTTCCACGCTGTTCGGACCCTCGCTGGTGGTCACCGGGTTGTTCTGCCAGGAGACCGGTGCGTCGATCGCGGTGATGTTGTTCCCCGCGGTGGGTCCTGCCGGGATCGTCGCGTTGCGCCTGGTCTTCTCGGCCATCATCCTCTGCGCCGTGGCGCGCCCCTCGCTGCGGGGACGTCGCCCCATCGCCTGGTACACCGCCATCGCCTTCGGCCTGGTGCTCACCGGAATGAACCTGTTCTTCTACCTTGCGTTGGACCGACTCCCCCTGGGCACGACGGTGACCATCGAGTTGTTGGGCCCCCTGACACTGTCGGTGGTGGCCGGACGTCGATGGATGAACCTGGTGTGGGCCGGGTTGGCACTCGTCGGGGTGGTGCTGCTCGGGGGTTCGGCCACCCACCTTGATCCGTTGGGCGTGGCGTTCACCCTGGTGGCCGCCGCCTTCTGGGCGGGGTACATCCTGCTGTCGAAGGCCACGGGCAGGCACTTCGCGGGCATCCAGGGCCTGGCCGTCGCGATGGTGGCGGGTTCGGTGGTCACGGTGCCCATCGCGCTGGCAACCACCGGTAGTCGCCTGTTCGGGCCCCATGTGCTCATTGCGGGGCTGGGGATTGCGCTGCTGTCATCGGTTGCGCCCTATGCGCTGGAGATGACCGCCCTGCGGCGTACCCCGGCGGCGACGTTCGCGATCCTGTTGGCCCTGGCGCCGGCCGTGGCCGCGGCAGCCGGCTTCTTCATCCTCGGACAAACCATGACCATCCACGACGTATTCGGCATCGTGGCGGTGATCTGCGCAAGTATTGGCGCAGTATGCACACCACCGGGAAAGCCGGGAGGTCGCCAGAAGGCCTGA
- a CDS encoding transcriptional regulator translates to MVEARFDAVIHAPLRLRICGLLRPVDGLDFALLRDSLEVSDATLSKHVKTLTAAGYVTSRKAASTERSDGRRIMWLSLTGPGRLAFDGHVRALREIVGTGS, encoded by the coding sequence GTGGTTGAGGCACGCTTTGATGCGGTGATCCATGCGCCGTTGCGGCTTCGCATCTGTGGGCTGCTGCGCCCTGTCGATGGGCTTGATTTCGCGCTGCTGCGCGATTCCCTGGAGGTGTCGGATGCGACGCTGTCCAAGCATGTCAAGACCCTCACCGCAGCGGGCTATGTGACCTCCCGCAAGGCCGCCTCCACCGAGCGCAGCGACGGGCGCCGGATCATGTGGCTCTCGCTGACCGGGCCGGGGAGGCTCGCCTTCGACGGTCATGTGCGCGCGCTGCGCGAGATCGTCGGCACCGGAAGCTGA